A single genomic interval of Mangifera indica cultivar Alphonso chromosome 5, CATAS_Mindica_2.1, whole genome shotgun sequence harbors:
- the LOC123215817 gene encoding protein PHYTOCHROME KINASE SUBSTRATE 1-like has product MAMITITSNGHTSLSQTLPDRNNNNELRAASFSSYLNSNEESFVRQLAASNPIMGGQDKNLCLERKGQEDGEIGVFSAEKYFNGAMDDSPRIVKVGARNYQQYLKDQERTDQTLVKPRVQAAGTPSIRSESSWNSQNALLQSVLKHDIPNPNPNPCSKKTNKLQGKSFFACLRCKRSCSDKDSVDTTEYGGQTIFKRSADNGTVQAKTINTTEPMRKTAVKENSFSLPSMNSETIKIHSQEVEEEEQRKSAEVFSCPMIEKKNKSLTIERKVTMFSRGDSSPRREEIEFTATSPDDKCFETESDASSDLFEIESLTGKGKVNPFLARQVSDATSECITPTAYAPSEASIEWSVVTASAADFSVMSDCEEVRASPVKTFSNVAKNRSTVAELPKGRRPGSILLGCKNEKVVRVAEDAHLTSLNQKANNNYEPRIRRMSDSFAPVPAAVTRLQAETKLEGFDSRQRQHALAAAAMRAHSLPRSISPRSSHLLYIQ; this is encoded by the coding sequence ATGGCTATGATTACCATAACATCAAACGGTCACACTAGCCTCTCACAAACACTGCCCGATAGAAATAACAATAACGAGCTTCGTGCTGCTTCGTTCTCTTCATACTTGAACAGCAATGAAGAGAGTTTTGTTCGTCAACTTGCAGCGTCGAACCCCATAATGGGTGGGCAAGACAAGAATCTTTGCTTAGAAAGAAAAGGACAAGAAGATGGAGAGATTGGAGTATTTAGTGCTGAGAAATACTTCAACGGAGCAATGGATGACAGTCCAAGAATTGTCAAAGTTGGTGCAAGAAACTATCAGCAGTACTTGAAAGATCAAGAACGAACTGATCAAACTCTAGTGAAACCAAGAGTTCAGGCTGCTGGAACTCCAAGCATTCGTTCTGAATCAAGTTGGAACAGCCAAAACGCGTTATTGCAGAGTGTTCTGAAGCATGATATTCCTAATCCTAATCCTAATCCATGTTCGAAGAAGACAAACAAGCTACAAGGGAAGAGTTTTTTCGCTTGTCTCAGATGTAAACGTTCTTGTTCTGATAAAGATTCAGTTGATACCACTGAATATGGGGGTCAAACCATTTTCAAAAGAAGTGCTGACAACGGTACAGTTCAAGCCAAAACAATAAACACTACAGAACCCATGAGAAAAACTGCAGTAAAAGAAAACAGTTTTAGTTTGCCAAGTATGAATTCTGAGACCATTAAAATACATTCTcaagaagttgaagaagaagagcaaAGGAAATCAGCAGAGGTGTTTAGTTGCCCtatgattgaaaagaaaaacaagtcTTTAACCATCGAAAGGAAGGTGACGATGTTTTCCAGGGGGGATTCAAGTCCAAGACGAGAGGAAATTGAATTTACAGCAACAAGTCCGGATGATAAATGCTTTGAAACTGAGAGTGATGCAAGTTCAGACTTGTTTGAAATAGAGAGCCTCACAGGGAAAGGCAAAGTCAATCCTTTTCTTGCAAGGCAAGTATCAGATGCTACATCAGAATGTATCACTCCAACTGCTTATGCTCCAAGCGAGGCCAGCATAGAATGGAGTGTAGTCACTGCCAGCGCAGCAGATTTCTCTGTCATGTCAGATTGTGAAGAGGTAAGAGCAAGTCCTGTGAAAACGTTTTCAAATGTTGCTAAAAATAGAAGTACTGTAGCTGAGTTGCCAAAGGGCAGACGTCCCGGAAGTATTTTGTTGGGTTGTAAGAATGAGAAGGTTGTTAGAGTTGCAGAAGATGCACATTTGACAAGTCTAAATCAGAAGGCAAACAATAATTATGAGCCCAGAATTCGTCGAATGTCTGATTCATTTGCACCAGTACCTGCGGCTGTGACGAGGCTTCAAGCTGAGACTAAGCTTGAAGGTTTTGATTCCAGACAAAGGCAACATGCTCTTGCTGCAGCTGCCATGCGCGCCCACTCACTTCCAAGATCCATCTCGCCACGTTCTTCGCATCTCTTGTACATTCAGTGA